Part of the Paenibacillus aurantius genome, GACGGAAGATTAAGCGAGTATAGGGAAAAGCGGCAAGCCGCGGCCGCGGAAAGAAGAACACCGGATCCTCTTGGATTGGGTACGGTCTCCCTCATGCTGCCTCTGTACGCCCACCCCGATTCGGCCTATTACCGGGATGCCTCTCTGCTGCCCGAAATGGAAGTGGGAGCGGAGAACTTTCTGAAGACGCAGCTGCCGAGCGGCTGCATCTCCCTCGTGAACTGCAACATCGACTCTCCTCCGGATACGGCTTTTACCACTCACCTTACCTCCTTGCTGTACCAGGTGGCTGAACGATCGGGCCTGCCTGAGCTTCAAGGGGTGCAGGGAGCTCTTCGTCTGTTTCTGGAGCGGGCGAAGCCGTGCCTGCTAAACGGTGGAATTCATACTCCGAACCACCGCTGGGTTATGGCGGGTGCGCTTGCCAAAATGTACGAGATATTTGAAGAGGATACTTTCCGCGACCGGGCTTTTCAATTTCTCGACGAGGGCTTCGACATGACGGAATACGGAGAATGGACGGAGCGCAGCAATGCCATCTATAACGGGGCGTGCGCCATTCACCTGTATGACGTTGGGCTGATCTTCGGCTATGAGCCGGCCTTTCAGGCGATCCGCTCCAATTTGACGATGATGCAGTACATGTTCCATCCGGATGATTCGATCGTCACGGAGTATTCCGGGCGGCAGGATCTGGGGCAGACGATGATGATGAGCGACTGGTACTACGTCATCTGCCATCTGATGGCCTCCCGCGATCAGAATCCTGTTTTCGGAGCGATGGCGGGCGTAGCCGAGAAGACGGCTCCCCGGGGGTCCCATGCTTTGATGTTCTGGATGCTGTATCCGGACGAGATGAGCGGAGCCCGGACCTTCATGGGACCGCTGTCCGACGAATACACGATCCTGTTTGGGGAAGAGAACGAGGTTCCTGTCCCGAAGAACGTCCCTTACCTGGGAAAACTGGTCCAGCACCCCCACGGGGCTTCCGTTCTTCGGCACCGCAAGGGCAAGCTGAGCGTAACGGCGATGGCCGGCCAGCCGGAGCTTCTAACCATCCGCTATGGGGAAGCCGCTATGTACGGGCTTAAGCTGGGAGCCGGCTGGTTCGGCATCGGCGGGGTGGCCTTTCCCTCGATCCGGCAAACCGGGGAAGCGACCTACCGGATGCAGATCGAGCTCGAAGGCTGCTACTGGAATCCTTTGCCGAAGCATTTGACGGAAGGGACGGACGGCATGTACGTCAAGATGCCGAACCATCTTCGGGAGAAGACCCACGTTCAGTTTTTGCCGGTAGCCGTGGAACTTACCTTGGTGGATAACGGGGTGGATGTCCGCGTTCTCTCTGAAGCCATTCCTAACATCTATTTGCAGGCCGTCTGTATGTTTGACCCGCAAGGAACGCTAAGCAGTCCTTCTCTGGAGGAAGCCGCCCCGGGGATTCAGTGCTTAAAGGAAGGAGAAGCGAGCTTTACCAGAGGAGGGGATACGATCGTGGTGTCCGGGGGAGCGAAGGAGCATGGGGATCTGTCGATGCGCAACGACAAAGTCAACCGGGATGCCCTTAACCTTACCGTAAATTGGGTGACGCCGGCGGACCGGACCCTCCGCTTCCGCTGCATAACTAACCCGAAAGGGCAGGGAGATGAAAGCCATGGCGAGAAAAATTGAAGTCGACGTAACCGACTACAGCTTCCTGGAGGAGGATTCGGCTTACAAGGGCTCGCTTCTCCGTCCGATCGACACCGCCCGTTTGCTGCAACCGTGCTTCTGGCTGGAATTTGAATTGTCCCGCATGACCATCGGCTGGGTGCCGGGGGTTCCCGACTGGGACGTTAAAGGCGAGCTCGTCCGGATGGGCTATCTGCACACGGAGCACATGAAGCTGCTGCGGGACCGGATCCATGAGCTGCCCGGACCGGACATCGGGGAGCATGCTTCGCCCCCTGCAGGAATCCGGGACGCCTGCCAGCGCATTTCCTGTGCGCCGACGTTCGCGGAATTCGCCACCGGCTACCACCATCTTGTCTCCAAGCTTAACCGGAGGTACGAAGAATTCATGGAATCGTTCGATCCCGTCCTCGATGCTCCGACCCTGGACCGGATTCGGCATATTCTGGTCGACCGTGACCGGCTGCTCGGCTGGGCGGTCCCCTTCACGATGTTTGCAGGAATAGACGATCCCGAAGAGCGGGATGCCTATCGGGAGTGGACCCGGTATGTGAACGACGTCTGGACCGCGCTGGAAAAATCCGTACCGGGCTCTGTGCCCGATTGGCCGGCCCCTCCCGCCCGGGAACCGGCTGGCCCCATTCCTCTGCAAGCGGCGCACGACCCCCGGTATCCGCTTGTGGATCTGACGAAATACAAAAGCGCCATGTTCGACCCGCAATCCCCGACCTATGACAGCGTCAAGCATATGGTGTTCATCAACGCCAGCGAAATGTCGGCGGCGGAAAGCCTGTGCTACCTGTACTATGGAGTACAGGGCATGCCCGCGGATTTCTACATGGATGTCGCCCGTCATACGTGGGACGAGATCCGGCACAGCCAGATGGGGGTTCGCCGGCTGAAGCAGTGGGGCTACCGGACGGAGGATTTTGCCTGGCATCCGCCGACCATTCCGACCCCGGAAACGATGCAGCAGGTTTTTCCGGAATTTTATTCAAGTCTGACTATGGTCATGGAGCCCTGCTCGTTCATCAAGAAACGGAAATCGATCACCGCTTTTATGGAGCATGGGGATCCTTTATCGTCCATTCAGTCGGAATACGATATTGCGGACGAAAGGCTTCATGTGGGCTTCGGCCAGAAGTGGGGAGCCAAGCTGTATGAACACACGGGGGATTTCGTGACGGCCGGCAAGGTGGCGGAGACCGTCAAGCGAAGCCATCTGGTGAAGATGGGATACACCCAGGAGCAAATCGATCAGGTTCTGAAGAGCTTTCCCGAATTTTGCGGGTTTGCCACCATGGATTTGAACTATGCGAAGTATTAATGAATACCACCGGGGTCGGGCTTCGTCCGATCCTTCCGTCTATATAAGGCGGTTTACCGGAGGAGCTTCGCAGGAAACCTAAGTCGGGGAGGAAGAAGGATGCACTTAACCGCCTATCATTTACGAGTGGAATATAAAGAGAATCCGCTGGGCATCGATCGGCTGAGGCCCCGTCTCGGCTGGAGACTCCAGTCCGGCTTGCGGAGGGACGTTCAGTCGGCTTACCGCCTTATAGTGTCTTCCAGCCGGGAGGCGCTGCTCGGGGATTCCGGCGACCTGTGGGATACGGGGAAAGTGCCGTCCGATTGTTCCCAGCATATCGAATATGAAGGAGCCGGCTTGACATCCGGTCAGGAGGTTTTCTGGAAGGTGATGGTTTGGGACCGGGAGGGACGCCCATCCCCATGGAGCGAGCCGGCCGTCTGGTCCATGGGACTGCTGGAACGAAGCGAGTGGAAGGGCAAATGGATCGGCCTGAAATCGCCGCATGCTCCGACCCATGCCGCGCCTAAGCCTGCCGTGTACTTAAGAAAGAGCCTCCAAGTATCCAAGCCGGTCAGGCGGGCTGTCCTGTATGCAGCGGCACTTGGGGCTTATGAGCTTTACCTGAACGGAAGTCCAATCGGCAATGGCTCCTTGAACCCCGATTGGACGGACTACGCCATCCGGCTCCAGTACCAGGCCTTCGATGTGACAGGACAGCTGGCCGAAGGAGGCAACGGCTTGGGGGTTCTGCTCGGCCACGGCTGGTACTCCGGGTATATCGGCATGTTTGGCTATCAGCGGTATGGCAGGGACCCCCGGATTATGCTTCAGCTGAACGTGGAGTACCAGGACGGAACGGTCGAGAAGTCATACACGGACTCTACATGGAAAGCCTCGTTCGGGCCGCTCGTTGCCACGGATTTTCAGATGGGCGAAACGTACGACGCCCGGTTGGCTTTTCCCGGCTGGAAGGAACCGGCGTTCAACGATGCGGAATGGAGGCAGGCGGAGGTCTTTTACGATTACAAAGGCTTTCTGTGCGGGGCGGTATGCCCTCCGGTAAAGCCGGTTATGGAGCTCTCTCCGGTGTCGGTCGAGCGGAAGGAAACCGGCACTTATGTGATCGATATGGGGCAAAACATGGTCGGCCGGCTGCGGGTGCGGTTATCGGGCGAGCCGGGGACCACGGTCATCCTCCGCCATGGGGAGGCTTTGGATGAAAACGGTAACCTGTACACGGATAACCTACGCTTAACCCGCCAGACCGACACGTACATTCTGAACGGGGAAGAGGAGGAGTGGTTTGAGCCGTTCTTTACCGTTCACGGCTTCCGGTATGTGGAGCTATCCGGTTACCCGGATGTTCTAAGCACTGAGGACGTGGTGGGCGTTGTCCTGCACTCGGCCCTGCCGAAGACGGGGACGCTGGAAACCTCCCATCCGCTGCTTAACCAACTGATCTCCAACATCGAATGGACGCAGCGGGGCAACTTCGTAAGCGTACCAACCGATTGTCCGCAGCGCGACGAACGGCACGGGTGGACGGGGGATGCCCTGGTGTTTTTCCGGACGGCCTGCTACCAGCTGGAATCCGCCTCCTTCTTTACCAAATGGCTGACGGATCTAACTGACGCCCAGCGTCCGACCGGCGCTTTCACCGATTTCGCCCCATTTATACCGGGTGGAAAAACGGAGCACGGAGGAGACATGACCTATGACCATACGGCTTCGGCGGGATGGGCGGATGCGGGGGTTCTCGTTCCCTGGATGATGTATCAGGTGTACGGCGACAAGCGGATTCTTCAGGAGCACTACCCGTCCATGATCCGGTGGATCCGGTTCCTGCAAGAAATGCATCCGCGCCATATCCGGGAGGATCTGCCTCAGTATGGAGACTGGCTGTCCATTCCGGAAACCGGGGGGATCGCCGAGCTGCGGAATGTGTCCTCCTTGTCCACGACACCGTACGACGTTTTCGCCACCTCTTATTATGCTTACTCCGTAGGAGTGCTGGCCCTTGTGGCCGAAAAGCTCGGGCGTCACGAGGAAGCCAAGGAGTGGGCAGAGCTCAAGGAGGACATCATGAAGGCCTACCAGAAGGCGTTCATCGACGGTTCCGGCCGGATTAAAGGAGACACCCAATCGGCGTATATGCTGGCACTCGCGATGGATTTGCTTCCAGAGGACCAGCGGCAGGCAGCCGTGGAACGTCTTCTCCAGCTTCTGGAGCAGCGGAACTGGCACCTTTCCACCGGCATTCACGGAACCCGCTACTTGCTGACGCTGCTAGTGGAAGCCGGACAGGAGGAGGCCGCATTCCGGATCATGATGAAAGAGACGTTCCCGTCTTGGCTGTACTCGATTCGGCAGGGGGCTACCACCATATGGGAGCGCTGGGACGGATGGACGGAGGAGAGAGGCTTTCAGCGGGCGGGCATGAATTCCTTGAACCATTACGCCCTCGGTTCGGTCGGCGAATGGCTGTACCGGTATGTGGGAGGAATCGATTACGACGAGCCGGGCTTCAAGCGTATCCGCATCCAGCCGAGAATCGGAGGCGGCCTCGAGTCGGCCCGCTGCCAATATGAGTCGATCTATGGACCCATCGCCTGCTCCTGGCAGCAGGAGGCGGGGAGGCTTCACTTGTCCGTCTCGATTCCCGCCAACACGTCCGCTTCTATCCGCATCCCGCTGAAGGCCGGCCAGAGAATCATAGAAAGCGGCCGGGATCTCGGCTTGTCGGAAGACCTGCGGGTGATCGTTCACGAGAAGGATTATTGTTTGCTCGATGCCGGCTCCGGGGACTATCTGTTTCGGGTCGAAGGCGAGCCGCGGAAAAGTCTGGCCCCCATCGAGGGGCAAGTGCCTTATTCCCGGTAGGTTTGTTCTCAAAAAGACTCCGTATGAGTACGATCATGGGCAGGGAAGCCGAACAAACTCACGGATATGGCACCGGCACGCGCCTATTAAGCCGGACCTAACGGTTAAGCAGAGGAGGAAGGGGAATGTCGGACCAATCTAAGCGGGAGTGGAGCAAAAAAGAACTGCGGCGCATCCCGCAAGCTGCCGGTTTGCGCCGGGCGGCGGCGTTTCAGAGAAGCCTGATCGGCATAACGGGCGCATGGATCGCACGCTTGAGGCATGCCGAGTGCAAGTACATGGCAGCCCGTCACCTGTGGGAATGGGCCGAGATTTTCGATGGCCTGAGGAAGAGGCTTCTGGAAATGCCCGGAGGAAAGCCGGATGCCCCGCTTGAGAATCATTTGAACAGCGTGCTAGAGGAGGCTCTCTTTGCGGCGGATGAAGAGCCCTTTCTGGATGCTCTATATAATGTCCTCCTACCCGCTCTCCGCCGTGCATATCTTGGTTATATTCAGTCCACGGTGGAACTGCCGGACCGTCCTTCCGTTCATCTTCTTAAAGACGCGGCGAGAACTATCGAGCAGCAGCTCCAGGAAGGCCGAGACATGCTCCAGTCCTTCCGGAGGGAGCGTGACACCGCTCCGGATACGGCTTCGGACGTGTCTGCTTCGGGTTCTGACTCCTCTGCCGAATGGGTCCGGCATATGCAAGCCCTCCTCGATACAGCGGGAGGCCTTTCGGGGAAAGCCGAAACGGCAACCGTGGAAGCGAAGCGGCGCTATGCCGGTCGAACTTATCGTTCGCCGGAGATGCAGCACCGGACGGTTGGTTCGCATTACTCCTATGAGCATCCGATCGAAGGGTATTTGTGGTCAAACAACTTGAAGGGCGACCCGTTGATCGAACGGGCCGCTCTGGCCGTCTGGCTGTACAACGAGCTCGACGCGGCCGAGTACCTTTCTCCGATTCTGTATGAAGTGAGAGGCATGCCGTGGGAGTTCTATTATGACGTGGCGAGGCATACCTGGGACGAGGCCCGGCATTCCGAATTCGGGTTAAAGCTCATGACGGCTCTGGGGTTCACTCCCGGGGAGTTTGAAGTGTGGGTGGCGACCTATATGAGCTCCATCCAATTGAAGCCCTATGAACGGTATGCCGCGGTTACGTGCTGGTACGAGCCGGGCAGCTTTCAGGTCAAGCCGGATTATTTGGCAAGGCTCGCGGAAGAAGCCGGAGGGGAAGACCTGGCGGTGGAGCTGCTCCGATTCGATCTGGCCGATGAAACCCTTCATGTCAGCTTCGGCCACAAGTGGGTGGAGAAGCTGATGCGCCATTACGGGGATAGCCGGACGGTGGACGAATTTGTGGCGGAAGTCAAGAAGCTCGGAACGGCCTTGCGGGAAGAGCAGGCGGCCGCCTTCACCCGAACGATGCCGGACGCGAACCGCCATACGCTGGAATCCATTCGGGAGCATATGGAGAGATGGATGGAGGAGAAGGGCAAGGCCATCCCGGTTTATGCCGCGCAAACCAGCACGGAGCATGGAGGGGCCGAAGATGATTGGCGAGAAGGTTCTAGTCTATAGGGAAGACATCCTTCATCATGTCCGGGAGCTGATCCGGATTCGAAGTGTCCTCTCCGAGCCGAAGGAGGGCATGCCTTACGGCGAAGGGGTTCATGCGGCCTTGACCTATGTCCTGCAGCTGGCAGAACAGCTGGGTTTTCGGACGGCCCAGGTCGACGGCCACGCCGGTCACGCGGAATATGGCGAAGGGGAGAAGCTGGCGGCCGTTCTCGTGCATGTGGATACGGTGGCGGAAGGGGACGGCTGGAGCGTTGACCCCTTTCA contains:
- a CDS encoding DUF455 family protein, with protein sequence MSDQSKREWSKKELRRIPQAAGLRRAAAFQRSLIGITGAWIARLRHAECKYMAARHLWEWAEIFDGLRKRLLEMPGGKPDAPLENHLNSVLEEALFAADEEPFLDALYNVLLPALRRAYLGYIQSTVELPDRPSVHLLKDAARTIEQQLQEGRDMLQSFRRERDTAPDTASDVSASGSDSSAEWVRHMQALLDTAGGLSGKAETATVEAKRRYAGRTYRSPEMQHRTVGSHYSYEHPIEGYLWSNNLKGDPLIERAALAVWLYNELDAAEYLSPILYEVRGMPWEFYYDVARHTWDEARHSEFGLKLMTALGFTPGEFEVWVATYMSSIQLKPYERYAAVTCWYEPGSFQVKPDYLARLAEEAGGEDLAVELLRFDLADETLHVSFGHKWVEKLMRHYGDSRTVDEFVAEVKKLGTALREEQAAAFTRTMPDANRHTLESIREHMERWMEEKGKAIPVYAAQTSTEHGGAEDDWREGSSL
- a CDS encoding DUF455 family protein is translated as MARKIEVDVTDYSFLEEDSAYKGSLLRPIDTARLLQPCFWLEFELSRMTIGWVPGVPDWDVKGELVRMGYLHTEHMKLLRDRIHELPGPDIGEHASPPAGIRDACQRISCAPTFAEFATGYHHLVSKLNRRYEEFMESFDPVLDAPTLDRIRHILVDRDRLLGWAVPFTMFAGIDDPEERDAYREWTRYVNDVWTALEKSVPGSVPDWPAPPAREPAGPIPLQAAHDPRYPLVDLTKYKSAMFDPQSPTYDSVKHMVFINASEMSAAESLCYLYYGVQGMPADFYMDVARHTWDEIRHSQMGVRRLKQWGYRTEDFAWHPPTIPTPETMQQVFPEFYSSLTMVMEPCSFIKKRKSITAFMEHGDPLSSIQSEYDIADERLHVGFGQKWGAKLYEHTGDFVTAGKVAETVKRSHLVKMGYTQEQIDQVLKSFPEFCGFATMDLNYAKY
- a CDS encoding family 78 glycoside hydrolase catalytic domain, which translates into the protein MHLTAYHLRVEYKENPLGIDRLRPRLGWRLQSGLRRDVQSAYRLIVSSSREALLGDSGDLWDTGKVPSDCSQHIEYEGAGLTSGQEVFWKVMVWDREGRPSPWSEPAVWSMGLLERSEWKGKWIGLKSPHAPTHAAPKPAVYLRKSLQVSKPVRRAVLYAAALGAYELYLNGSPIGNGSLNPDWTDYAIRLQYQAFDVTGQLAEGGNGLGVLLGHGWYSGYIGMFGYQRYGRDPRIMLQLNVEYQDGTVEKSYTDSTWKASFGPLVATDFQMGETYDARLAFPGWKEPAFNDAEWRQAEVFYDYKGFLCGAVCPPVKPVMELSPVSVERKETGTYVIDMGQNMVGRLRVRLSGEPGTTVILRHGEALDENGNLYTDNLRLTRQTDTYILNGEEEEWFEPFFTVHGFRYVELSGYPDVLSTEDVVGVVLHSALPKTGTLETSHPLLNQLISNIEWTQRGNFVSVPTDCPQRDERHGWTGDALVFFRTACYQLESASFFTKWLTDLTDAQRPTGAFTDFAPFIPGGKTEHGGDMTYDHTASAGWADAGVLVPWMMYQVYGDKRILQEHYPSMIRWIRFLQEMHPRHIREDLPQYGDWLSIPETGGIAELRNVSSLSTTPYDVFATSYYAYSVGVLALVAEKLGRHEEAKEWAELKEDIMKAYQKAFIDGSGRIKGDTQSAYMLALAMDLLPEDQRQAAVERLLQLLEQRNWHLSTGIHGTRYLLTLLVEAGQEEAAFRIMMKETFPSWLYSIRQGATTIWERWDGWTEERGFQRAGMNSLNHYALGSVGEWLYRYVGGIDYDEPGFKRIRIQPRIGGGLESARCQYESIYGPIACSWQQEAGRLHLSVSIPANTSASIRIPLKAGQRIIESGRDLGLSEDLRVIVHEKDYCLLDAGSGDYLFRVEGEPRKSLAPIEGQVPYSR